One Xiphophorus maculatus strain JP 163 A chromosome 10, X_maculatus-5.0-male, whole genome shotgun sequence genomic region harbors:
- the cabcoco1 gene encoding uncharacterized protein C10orf107 homolog, translating to MSGEEEQAAEFLQWDALPVQLIEELQEHSAEELLHKMENILGFTNHRTCIREAVLLQYYLSGFWWAKDTKFSPTQISFTMAVLHVLLENLREKQMSSVDNMVVFMKAMTAACHCAPSEEDDSSLLNNNEAKALICYVTKSLILKYKLYELLFMKSTEERLTGMERTIQRFGCQDAHTSLEESISTYFYFKAL from the exons ATGTCCGGAGAAGAG GAACAAGCAGCAGAGTTCCTGCAGTGGGACGCCTTGCCAGTGCAATTAATAGAGGAGCTGCAAGAACACAGCGCCGAGGAGCTTCTGCA TAAAATGGAGAACATTCTAGGTTTCACAAACCACCGGACCTGTATCAGAGAGGCTGTCCTCCTTCAGTACTATTTGTCTGGATTCTGGTGGGCTAAAGATACCAAGTTTAGCCCCACACAGATCTCTTTCACCATGGCTGTACTCCATGTACTGCTGGAAAATCTAAGAG AAAAACAGATGAGTTCAGTGGATAATATGGTGGTGTTCATGAAAGCCATGACTGCTGCCTGCCACTGTGCTCCTTCTGAAGAAGATGACTCTTCACTTTTGAACAATAATGAAGCCAAAGCACTGATATGCTATGTTACAAAAAG tCTTATTCTGAAATACAAACTATATGAACTTCTCTTCATGAAATCCACAGAGGAGCGTCTGACAGGGATGGAG AGGACCATTCAGAGATTCGGCTGTCAAGATGCTCATACCTCACTGGAGGAAAGTATTTCCACCTACTTCtactttaa
- the LOC102224275 gene encoding adhesion G protein-coupled receptor A1-like isoform X1, translating into MDLKRVLSFPPYPREYLHPVVYACTAVMLLCLLVSIVTYIVHHSVIRISRKGWHTLLNFLFHTGLTFGVFAGGINQIHFPLVCQIVGIVLHYASLSTMMWLAFTARNICKDVCKEPLHAQGRSGPVQKGSKPNILRFYLVSDGVPLIVVVITAVFGMDNYGSRDGALYCWMAWEPSLGGFYAPVGLLVLVMSLYLLITYIQLKRHPERKYELRLLREDQQMLSSSESNHHSQSGSGGASVSAGDCLPFSTGASVLANEHSFKSQLRATIFTLFLFLATWALGALAVSQGHFLDMIFSCLYGAFCVTLGLFLLIQHCAKRDDVWNRWWVCCPSKSKIENVNTDGQSQMQQLHQPHCHLSSPCSGKQPLLSSHLLQGSSDKMTPPPPQSPTPSNTGPCCVAVMSPASPIPSLIEPEFSPRPHSLPDELPRPTLPLQRCLTERAKSRSFNRPRPCLQDYRSNMASLSMDGSVHSSHRDSSQPAQHLEGTPLVSNSPLPDHQLLCPSPHLDKQMAPCHTFQRQISCQSIQDPVTSCHGHVHNMHDSITSYHSLLLPSQGVHSCQWHMYGSATPSANATCCEKLDSFALQCEQDPKTYSCTLKTEDEDTEIHSLDIEQRGFPRNTLPRQHSKVSRRGVIGRNRSLQEDGLFGSDATGNIRTGPWKNETTV; encoded by the exons ATG GATCTAAAGAGAGTGCTGTCCTTCCCTCCATACCCTAGGGAATATCTACATCCTGTGGTGTATGCCTGTACTGCCGTCATGCTGCTGTGTTTACTTGTCTCCATCGTGACTTACATTGTACACCACAG TGTCATCCGCATCAGCAGGAAGGGCTGGCACACCCTCCTCAATTTCCTCTTTCACACAGGCCTGACATTTGGGGTGTTTGCTGGAGGCATCAATCAGATCcactttcctttggtttgtcaGATT GTCGGCATTGTACTCCATTATGCTTCATTATCCACCATGATGTGGCTGGCATTTACTGCAAGAAACATTTGTAAAGATGTGTGCAAAGAGCCACTTCACGCCCAGGGCAGGAGTGGTCCAGTCCAGAAAGGTTCCAAACCAAACATCCTGAG attttatcTTGTGAGCGATGGAGTACCTCTGATAGTTGTAGTCATTACGGCTGTGTTTGGCATGGATAACTATGGCAGCAGAGACGGAGCATTATA ctgctggatGGCATGGGAACCTAGTCTGGGAGGCTTTTATGCACCAGTAGGTCTTCTGGTCTTAGTCATGTCTTTGTACTTGTTGATTACCTACATCCAGCTGAAGCGCCACCCAGAGAGAAAGTATGAACTGCGCCTTCTAAGAGAGGATCAGCAGATGTTGTCGTCCAGTGAGTCAAACCATCATTCTCAAAGTGGCAGTGGTGGAGCTTCAGTGTCTGCTGGAGACTGTCTGCCATTTTCTACTGGTGCATCTGTACTGGCTAATGAACACTCTTTTAAATCCCAACTACGCGCCACCATCTTCACACTGTTTTTGTTCCTGGCAACCTGGGCTTTAGGAGCATTGGCCGTATCACAGGGACATTTTCTGGATATGATTTTCAGCTGCCTCTATGGGGCTTTTTGTGTCACTCTGGGCCTCTTCCTTCTCATCCAGCATTGTGCCAAACGGGATGATGTGTGGAATCGTTGGTGGGTTTGTTGCCCATCTAAATCAAagatagaaaatgtaaatactgaTGGACAGAGTCAGATGCAACAACTCCATCAACCACACTGCCACTTGAGCTCTCCGTGTTCAGGCAAGCAACCACTGCTTTCATCGCACCTCTTACAGGGTTCTTCAGACAAAATGACACCACCTCCTCCTCAAAGCCCAACTCCAAGTAACACAGGTCCATGTTGTGTGGCTGTAATGAGTCCAGCATCCCCTATCCCATCTCTCATTGAGCCAGAGTTCTCACCACGTCCTCATTCACTTCCAGATGAGCTCCCTCGGCCAACTCTTCCCCTACAGAGATGCCTTACTGAGAGAGCAAAGTCACGCTCCTTCAACCGCCCACGACCATGCCTCCAAGACTACCGCTCAAATATGGCTTCACTGAGTATGGATGGAAGTGTGCACAGCTCCCACAGGGACAGCTCTCAGCCTGCACAGCATCTAGAAGGAACACCGTTAGTTTCCAACAGCCCACTTCCAGATCATCAGCTTCTTTGTCCTAGTCCCCACTTGGATAAGCAGATGGCTCCCTGCCACACCTTTCAACGCCAAATCTCCTGCCAGAGTATACAAGACCCAGTGACTTCCTGTCACGGCCATGTTCACAACATGCATGACAGCATAACTTCCTATCACAGCCTCCTCCTGCCTTCTCAAGGGGTCCATTCTTGCCAGTGGCATATGTATGGTTCAGCTACTCCCTCTGCTAATGCAACCTGCTGTGAAAAACTTGATTCATTTGCCTTGCAATGTGAGCAAGACCCCAAAACATACAGCTGCACATTAAAGACAGAAGATGAAGACACAGAGATCCATTCTTTGGACATAGAGCAGAGAGGCTTTCCAAGGAATACTCTGCCTCGACAGCATTCCAAAGTTAGCCGCCGAGGAGTCATTGGTCGAAACAGAAGTTTGCAAGAAGATGGCCTGTTTGGCTCAGATGCTACAGGAAATATTCGGACTGGCCCTTGGAAGAATGAAACCACAGTTTAG
- the LOC102224275 gene encoding adhesion G protein-coupled receptor A1-like isoform X2, producing the protein MLLCLLVSIVTYIVHHSVIRISRKGWHTLLNFLFHTGLTFGVFAGGINQIHFPLVCQIVGIVLHYASLSTMMWLAFTARNICKDVCKEPLHAQGRSGPVQKGSKPNILRFYLVSDGVPLIVVVITAVFGMDNYGSRDGALYCWMAWEPSLGGFYAPVGLLVLVMSLYLLITYIQLKRHPERKYELRLLREDQQMLSSSESNHHSQSGSGGASVSAGDCLPFSTGASVLANEHSFKSQLRATIFTLFLFLATWALGALAVSQGHFLDMIFSCLYGAFCVTLGLFLLIQHCAKRDDVWNRWWVCCPSKSKIENVNTDGQSQMQQLHQPHCHLSSPCSGKQPLLSSHLLQGSSDKMTPPPPQSPTPSNTGPCCVAVMSPASPIPSLIEPEFSPRPHSLPDELPRPTLPLQRCLTERAKSRSFNRPRPCLQDYRSNMASLSMDGSVHSSHRDSSQPAQHLEGTPLVSNSPLPDHQLLCPSPHLDKQMAPCHTFQRQISCQSIQDPVTSCHGHVHNMHDSITSYHSLLLPSQGVHSCQWHMYGSATPSANATCCEKLDSFALQCEQDPKTYSCTLKTEDEDTEIHSLDIEQRGFPRNTLPRQHSKVSRRGVIGRNRSLQEDGLFGSDATGNIRTGPWKNETTV; encoded by the exons ATGCTGCTGTGTTTACTTGTCTCCATCGTGACTTACATTGTACACCACAG TGTCATCCGCATCAGCAGGAAGGGCTGGCACACCCTCCTCAATTTCCTCTTTCACACAGGCCTGACATTTGGGGTGTTTGCTGGAGGCATCAATCAGATCcactttcctttggtttgtcaGATT GTCGGCATTGTACTCCATTATGCTTCATTATCCACCATGATGTGGCTGGCATTTACTGCAAGAAACATTTGTAAAGATGTGTGCAAAGAGCCACTTCACGCCCAGGGCAGGAGTGGTCCAGTCCAGAAAGGTTCCAAACCAAACATCCTGAG attttatcTTGTGAGCGATGGAGTACCTCTGATAGTTGTAGTCATTACGGCTGTGTTTGGCATGGATAACTATGGCAGCAGAGACGGAGCATTATA ctgctggatGGCATGGGAACCTAGTCTGGGAGGCTTTTATGCACCAGTAGGTCTTCTGGTCTTAGTCATGTCTTTGTACTTGTTGATTACCTACATCCAGCTGAAGCGCCACCCAGAGAGAAAGTATGAACTGCGCCTTCTAAGAGAGGATCAGCAGATGTTGTCGTCCAGTGAGTCAAACCATCATTCTCAAAGTGGCAGTGGTGGAGCTTCAGTGTCTGCTGGAGACTGTCTGCCATTTTCTACTGGTGCATCTGTACTGGCTAATGAACACTCTTTTAAATCCCAACTACGCGCCACCATCTTCACACTGTTTTTGTTCCTGGCAACCTGGGCTTTAGGAGCATTGGCCGTATCACAGGGACATTTTCTGGATATGATTTTCAGCTGCCTCTATGGGGCTTTTTGTGTCACTCTGGGCCTCTTCCTTCTCATCCAGCATTGTGCCAAACGGGATGATGTGTGGAATCGTTGGTGGGTTTGTTGCCCATCTAAATCAAagatagaaaatgtaaatactgaTGGACAGAGTCAGATGCAACAACTCCATCAACCACACTGCCACTTGAGCTCTCCGTGTTCAGGCAAGCAACCACTGCTTTCATCGCACCTCTTACAGGGTTCTTCAGACAAAATGACACCACCTCCTCCTCAAAGCCCAACTCCAAGTAACACAGGTCCATGTTGTGTGGCTGTAATGAGTCCAGCATCCCCTATCCCATCTCTCATTGAGCCAGAGTTCTCACCACGTCCTCATTCACTTCCAGATGAGCTCCCTCGGCCAACTCTTCCCCTACAGAGATGCCTTACTGAGAGAGCAAAGTCACGCTCCTTCAACCGCCCACGACCATGCCTCCAAGACTACCGCTCAAATATGGCTTCACTGAGTATGGATGGAAGTGTGCACAGCTCCCACAGGGACAGCTCTCAGCCTGCACAGCATCTAGAAGGAACACCGTTAGTTTCCAACAGCCCACTTCCAGATCATCAGCTTCTTTGTCCTAGTCCCCACTTGGATAAGCAGATGGCTCCCTGCCACACCTTTCAACGCCAAATCTCCTGCCAGAGTATACAAGACCCAGTGACTTCCTGTCACGGCCATGTTCACAACATGCATGACAGCATAACTTCCTATCACAGCCTCCTCCTGCCTTCTCAAGGGGTCCATTCTTGCCAGTGGCATATGTATGGTTCAGCTACTCCCTCTGCTAATGCAACCTGCTGTGAAAAACTTGATTCATTTGCCTTGCAATGTGAGCAAGACCCCAAAACATACAGCTGCACATTAAAGACAGAAGATGAAGACACAGAGATCCATTCTTTGGACATAGAGCAGAGAGGCTTTCCAAGGAATACTCTGCCTCGACAGCATTCCAAAGTTAGCCGCCGAGGAGTCATTGGTCGAAACAGAAGTTTGCAAGAAGATGGCCTGTTTGGCTCAGATGCTACAGGAAATATTCGGACTGGCCCTTGGAAGAATGAAACCACAGTTTAG
- the LOC102224275 gene encoding adhesion G protein-coupled receptor A1-like isoform X3, protein MMWLAFTARNICKDVCKEPLHAQGRSGPVQKGSKPNILRFYLVSDGVPLIVVVITAVFGMDNYGSRDGALYCWMAWEPSLGGFYAPVGLLVLVMSLYLLITYIQLKRHPERKYELRLLREDQQMLSSSESNHHSQSGSGGASVSAGDCLPFSTGASVLANEHSFKSQLRATIFTLFLFLATWALGALAVSQGHFLDMIFSCLYGAFCVTLGLFLLIQHCAKRDDVWNRWWVCCPSKSKIENVNTDGQSQMQQLHQPHCHLSSPCSGKQPLLSSHLLQGSSDKMTPPPPQSPTPSNTGPCCVAVMSPASPIPSLIEPEFSPRPHSLPDELPRPTLPLQRCLTERAKSRSFNRPRPCLQDYRSNMASLSMDGSVHSSHRDSSQPAQHLEGTPLVSNSPLPDHQLLCPSPHLDKQMAPCHTFQRQISCQSIQDPVTSCHGHVHNMHDSITSYHSLLLPSQGVHSCQWHMYGSATPSANATCCEKLDSFALQCEQDPKTYSCTLKTEDEDTEIHSLDIEQRGFPRNTLPRQHSKVSRRGVIGRNRSLQEDGLFGSDATGNIRTGPWKNETTV, encoded by the exons ATGATGTGGCTGGCATTTACTGCAAGAAACATTTGTAAAGATGTGTGCAAAGAGCCACTTCACGCCCAGGGCAGGAGTGGTCCAGTCCAGAAAGGTTCCAAACCAAACATCCTGAG attttatcTTGTGAGCGATGGAGTACCTCTGATAGTTGTAGTCATTACGGCTGTGTTTGGCATGGATAACTATGGCAGCAGAGACGGAGCATTATA ctgctggatGGCATGGGAACCTAGTCTGGGAGGCTTTTATGCACCAGTAGGTCTTCTGGTCTTAGTCATGTCTTTGTACTTGTTGATTACCTACATCCAGCTGAAGCGCCACCCAGAGAGAAAGTATGAACTGCGCCTTCTAAGAGAGGATCAGCAGATGTTGTCGTCCAGTGAGTCAAACCATCATTCTCAAAGTGGCAGTGGTGGAGCTTCAGTGTCTGCTGGAGACTGTCTGCCATTTTCTACTGGTGCATCTGTACTGGCTAATGAACACTCTTTTAAATCCCAACTACGCGCCACCATCTTCACACTGTTTTTGTTCCTGGCAACCTGGGCTTTAGGAGCATTGGCCGTATCACAGGGACATTTTCTGGATATGATTTTCAGCTGCCTCTATGGGGCTTTTTGTGTCACTCTGGGCCTCTTCCTTCTCATCCAGCATTGTGCCAAACGGGATGATGTGTGGAATCGTTGGTGGGTTTGTTGCCCATCTAAATCAAagatagaaaatgtaaatactgaTGGACAGAGTCAGATGCAACAACTCCATCAACCACACTGCCACTTGAGCTCTCCGTGTTCAGGCAAGCAACCACTGCTTTCATCGCACCTCTTACAGGGTTCTTCAGACAAAATGACACCACCTCCTCCTCAAAGCCCAACTCCAAGTAACACAGGTCCATGTTGTGTGGCTGTAATGAGTCCAGCATCCCCTATCCCATCTCTCATTGAGCCAGAGTTCTCACCACGTCCTCATTCACTTCCAGATGAGCTCCCTCGGCCAACTCTTCCCCTACAGAGATGCCTTACTGAGAGAGCAAAGTCACGCTCCTTCAACCGCCCACGACCATGCCTCCAAGACTACCGCTCAAATATGGCTTCACTGAGTATGGATGGAAGTGTGCACAGCTCCCACAGGGACAGCTCTCAGCCTGCACAGCATCTAGAAGGAACACCGTTAGTTTCCAACAGCCCACTTCCAGATCATCAGCTTCTTTGTCCTAGTCCCCACTTGGATAAGCAGATGGCTCCCTGCCACACCTTTCAACGCCAAATCTCCTGCCAGAGTATACAAGACCCAGTGACTTCCTGTCACGGCCATGTTCACAACATGCATGACAGCATAACTTCCTATCACAGCCTCCTCCTGCCTTCTCAAGGGGTCCATTCTTGCCAGTGGCATATGTATGGTTCAGCTACTCCCTCTGCTAATGCAACCTGCTGTGAAAAACTTGATTCATTTGCCTTGCAATGTGAGCAAGACCCCAAAACATACAGCTGCACATTAAAGACAGAAGATGAAGACACAGAGATCCATTCTTTGGACATAGAGCAGAGAGGCTTTCCAAGGAATACTCTGCCTCGACAGCATTCCAAAGTTAGCCGCCGAGGAGTCATTGGTCGAAACAGAAGTTTGCAAGAAGATGGCCTGTTTGGCTCAGATGCTACAGGAAATATTCGGACTGGCCCTTGGAAGAATGAAACCACAGTTTAG